The following proteins are encoded in a genomic region of Dasypus novemcinctus isolate mDasNov1 chromosome 3, mDasNov1.1.hap2, whole genome shotgun sequence:
- the NDN gene encoding LOW QUALITY PROTEIN: necdin (The sequence of the model RefSeq protein was modified relative to this genomic sequence to represent the inferred CDS: inserted 2 bases in 1 codon) yields MSEQSKALDEPRPAAEAPDPEARGGPAPPGRDPLRGPEXDVLRAPSPPPGDPADAKAAPQAAEEGCGRQAPSAAQAQPAPAPAPAQLVQKAHELMWYVLVKDQQRMIIWFPDMVKDVIGSYKKWCRGILRRTSLILARVFGLHLRLTSLHTMEFALVKALEPEELDRVALSNHMPMTGLLLMILSLIYVKGRGARESAVWNVLRILGLRPWKKHSTFGDVRRLITEEFVQQEYLAYQRVPHLEPPEYEFFWGSRASQEISKMQIMEFLARVFKKDPQAWPSRYREALEEARALREGEAAAHLPHSSVGGD; encoded by the exons ATGTCGGAGCAAAGTAAGGCCCTGGACGAGCCCCGGCCCGCCGCCGAGGCCCCCGACCCCGAGGCGCGCGGCGGCCCCGCCCCCCCCGGCCGCGACCCCCTCCGCGGGCCCGA CGACGTCCTGCGGGCCCCGTCGCCGCCCCCCGGCGACCCGGCGGACGCCAAGGCCGCGCCGCAGGCCGCGGAGGAGGGCTGCGGGCGCCAGGCGCCGAGCGCCGCGCAGGCCcagcccgcgcccgcgcccgcgcccgcgcagCTGGTGCAGAAGGCGCACGAGCTCATGTGGTACGTGCTGGTCAAGGACCAGCAGCGCATGATCATCTGGTTCCCCGACATGGTGAAGGACGTCATCGGCAGCTACAAGAAGTGGTGCCGCGGCATCCTGCGGCGCACCAGCCTCATCCTGGCGCGCGTGTTCGGGCTGCACCTGCGCCTCACCAGCCTGCACACCATGGAGTTCGCGCTCGTCAAGGCCCTGGAGCCCGAGGAGCTGGACAGGGTGGCGCTGAGCAACCACATGCCCATGACGGGCCTGCTGCTCATGATCCTCAGCCTCATCTACGTCAAGGGCCGCGGCGCGCGCGAGAGCGCCGTCTGGAACGTGCTGCGCATCCTGGGGCTGCGGCCCTGGAAGAAGCACTCCACCTTCGGGGACGTGCGCCGGCTCATCACCGAGGAGTTCGTGCAGCAGGAGTACCTCGCGTACCAGCGCGTGCCCCACCTCGAGCCGCCCGAGTACGAGTTCTTCTGGGGCTCCCGGGCCAGCCAGGAGATCAGCAAGATGCAAATCATGGAATTCCTGGCCAGGGTCTTTAAGAAAgacccccaggcctggccctcCCGCTACCGAGAAGCTCTGGAGGAGGCCAGGGCCCTGCGGGAGGGGGAGGCCGCCGCCCACCTGCCCCACAGCAGCGTCGGGGGGGACTAG